In a genomic window of Streptomyces sp. NBC_01231:
- a CDS encoding relaxase domain-containing protein gives MREAQEQAGVPAGRWMGRGMAVLGLAPGEEVTEAQLRNLFGERGRHPYADRIEADLLAKGASAKKAFKAGALGRRVTVTGVDFVFRSQPTIYLLWALGDEETRRVIEAAHERAIERVLEWIEDEVAVIRYGKDGIYRVRPPGGLVAARFRHYEARSGMPLLHDHLILSVKGQRLDGKWGSIHTLALHENTVAASALYNELVAAEVCEALGLATEPRIVTAERRPVMEIAGVPHELIRWTARRSDQIAACLEDLEHEYVTAVDDDGELKFLPVVSERARAKLNGMAARKTRPPKRKTRPLAQLRKEWKESAIATSKVAVGIINSLLEYARAAAAVIRARVAAVVDVALAAVDVAATVFVMNEGGRFHRRHLLAEARRHIALVLRGRRRDPGLDDTIVAAAISTHCLDISEPKTVRGLEADYRLYTARWALSGLPARRRPPTPAPGPDWQPPADPGEPAAPRPPGEDAGEWEVPRIPPQYERAVLAGAVVREQLRTTTATATAVRGRAYDVVAHQQAAMPEQLLAPAAAEPERDGQEPEAGRREAIDLTALRALRESRTDVEALDLTDEWLRHLQDAFSKAARTRADRYAEQDDAEGAQPVRQDDQRAHRPQEPGPHRGREAGH, from the coding sequence CTGCGGGAGGCCCAGGAGCAAGCCGGTGTCCCGGCCGGGCGATGGATGGGGCGCGGCATGGCCGTGCTCGGACTGGCGCCTGGCGAGGAAGTCACCGAGGCGCAGCTGCGCAACCTGTTCGGCGAACGCGGCCGGCACCCGTACGCGGACCGGATCGAGGCTGACCTGCTCGCCAAGGGCGCGTCGGCGAAGAAGGCGTTCAAGGCCGGCGCTCTCGGGCGGCGGGTGACGGTCACGGGCGTCGACTTCGTTTTCCGGTCGCAGCCGACGATCTACCTGTTGTGGGCGTTGGGGGATGAGGAGACGCGGCGGGTGATCGAGGCCGCGCACGAGCGCGCGATCGAGCGGGTGCTGGAGTGGATCGAGGACGAGGTGGCGGTGATCCGGTACGGCAAGGACGGCATCTACCGGGTGCGGCCGCCCGGCGGTCTGGTCGCCGCGCGCTTCCGCCACTACGAGGCACGCTCGGGCATGCCCTTGCTCCATGACCATCTGATTCTGTCCGTGAAGGGGCAGCGCCTGGACGGGAAGTGGGGTTCGATCCACACCTTGGCCTTGCACGAGAACACCGTGGCCGCCTCAGCGCTCTACAACGAGCTCGTGGCCGCTGAGGTCTGCGAGGCGCTGGGGCTGGCGACCGAGCCGCGCATCGTCACCGCCGAGCGTCGGCCCGTGATGGAGATTGCCGGGGTGCCGCACGAGCTGATCCGCTGGACCGCCCGGCGCAGCGACCAGATCGCCGCCTGCCTCGAGGACTTGGAGCACGAGTACGTCACCGCCGTCGACGACGACGGTGAGCTGAAGTTCCTGCCGGTGGTCTCGGAGCGGGCCCGCGCCAAGCTGAACGGGATGGCCGCCCGCAAGACCCGCCCGCCCAAGCGGAAGACCCGGCCGCTTGCGCAGCTGCGCAAGGAGTGGAAGGAGAGCGCCATTGCCACCTCCAAGGTGGCCGTCGGCATCATCAACTCCCTCCTCGAGTACGCCCGTGCCGCGGCTGCCGTGATCAGGGCCCGGGTCGCCGCCGTGGTCGACGTCGCCCTGGCGGCTGTCGATGTCGCTGCGACCGTGTTCGTGATGAACGAAGGCGGCCGCTTCCACCGCCGGCACCTGCTCGCTGAAGCCCGTCGCCACATCGCTCTCGTCCTGCGTGGCCGCCGCCGCGACCCCGGCCTGGACGACACAATCGTGGCCGCCGCCATCTCCACCCACTGCCTGGACATCAGCGAGCCGAAGACCGTGCGCGGCCTGGAGGCCGACTACCGCCTCTACACCGCCCGGTGGGCGCTGTCCGGCCTCCCCGCCCGGCGCCGCCCACCCACCCCCGCACCCGGCCCGGACTGGCAGCCCCCGGCCGATCCCGGCGAGCCGGCTGCGCCCCGGCCCCCGGGCGAGGACGCGGGGGAGTGGGAAGTACCCCGCATCCCGCCGCAGTACGAGCGAGCTGTCCTGGCCGGTGCGGTGGTGCGGGAGCAGCTGCGCACCACCACCGCCACCGCTACCGCTGTGCGGGGCCGGGCGTATGACGTCGTCGCGCACCAGCAGGCGGCGATGCCCGAGCAGCTGCTCGCGCCCGCGGCCGCCGAACCCGAGCGCGATGGCCAGGAGCCGGAGGCCGGACGCCGGGAGGCGATCGACCTGACGGCGCTGCGGGCATTGAGGGAGTCGCGCACGGACGTGGAAGCCCTCGATCTCACGGACGAGTGGCTGCGCCACCTGCAGGACGCGTTCTCCAAGGCGGCCCGCACCCGCGCGGACCGCTATGCCGAACAGGACGATGCCGAGGGAGCGCAGCCGGTGCGCCAGGACGACCAGCGGGCGCACCGCCCGCAGGAGCCCGGACCGCACCGCGGCCGGGAGGCCGGCCACTGA
- a CDS encoding MFS transporter, with protein sequence MSHQPIGPAAAAKQAMWPLYAAGFTTAFGAHAANLGGFSEDAVTSLLVLGGLLALYDGAEIVLKPVFGSLADRIGGKPVLLGGLIAFAAASTLYAVADSPGWLWAARLGQGAAASAFSPSASAMVARLNPAAKRGRAFGSYGFYKSIGYTLGPLLGGVLVWAGSLRLLFTVMSMCAAAVALWAALAVPAVPPLPHKRQTIADLARRLTDRSFLAPTAALAAAT encoded by the coding sequence ATGAGCCATCAGCCCATAGGTCCGGCCGCCGCCGCGAAGCAGGCCATGTGGCCGCTGTACGCAGCCGGGTTCACCACCGCCTTCGGCGCACACGCCGCCAACCTCGGCGGGTTCTCCGAGGACGCGGTCACCTCACTGCTGGTCCTGGGCGGTCTGCTCGCCCTCTACGACGGCGCCGAGATAGTGCTCAAGCCGGTCTTCGGCTCGCTCGCTGACCGGATCGGCGGCAAGCCGGTTCTCCTCGGCGGTCTGATCGCCTTCGCCGCCGCCTCCACGCTGTACGCGGTCGCGGACAGTCCCGGCTGGCTGTGGGCGGCCCGCCTGGGCCAGGGCGCCGCTGCCTCCGCCTTCTCGCCCTCAGCCTCCGCCATGGTCGCCCGCCTCAACCCGGCGGCCAAGCGGGGCCGCGCGTTCGGCAGTTACGGCTTCTACAAGTCCATCGGCTACACCCTCGGCCCCCTCCTCGGCGGCGTTCTGGTCTGGGCGGGCAGCCTGCGCCTGCTGTTCACCGTGATGTCCATGTGCGCGGCCGCCGTCGCCTTGTGGGCCGCACTCGCCGTACCCGCCGTACCGCCGCTGCCCCACAAGCGACAGACCATCGCCGACCTCGCCCGCCGCCTGACCGACCGCTCCTTCCTCGCCCCGACCGCCGCTCTCGCCGCCGCCACCTGA
- a CDS encoding Ku protein translates to MPRTIWSGAISFGLVTVPIHVQSATEDHSIRFHQYHLEDMGRVRTRKVCEVEDREVAQSEIGKGYELTKTQVIPISDAELRELPLPTAKAIEIEAFVPLGSIDPIQIGEGYYLAPDGAVAAKPYRLLVQALGRSSKVAVAKYAWSGRERLGLLRVRDNVIVLHAMHWPDEIRDPAELLPPPTEVSEEEIEGALALMESMTRDDLEGPEFEDAYTDAMAKIIEAKREDRELPEVPEPEKPGEVLDLMAALTESVNKAKASRGEDNEAAVHELPKKATAKKATAKKQPAKKATAKKTSGRRPRSA, encoded by the coding sequence ATGCCCCGAACCATCTGGTCCGGTGCCATCTCGTTTGGCCTGGTCACCGTGCCTATCCACGTGCAGTCCGCGACCGAGGACCATTCGATCCGCTTCCACCAGTACCACCTGGAAGACATGGGCCGGGTGCGTACGCGCAAGGTGTGCGAGGTGGAGGACCGGGAGGTTGCCCAGTCGGAGATCGGCAAGGGCTACGAGCTGACCAAGACGCAGGTCATCCCGATCTCGGACGCGGAGCTGCGGGAGCTGCCGCTGCCGACCGCAAAGGCGATCGAGATCGAGGCGTTCGTGCCGCTCGGCAGTATCGACCCGATCCAGATCGGCGAGGGCTACTACCTCGCCCCGGACGGGGCCGTCGCGGCGAAGCCCTACAGGCTGCTGGTGCAGGCGCTGGGCAGGTCGTCGAAGGTGGCCGTCGCGAAGTACGCGTGGAGCGGCAGGGAGAGGCTGGGGCTTTTGCGGGTGCGGGACAACGTCATTGTGCTGCATGCGATGCACTGGCCGGATGAGATCCGCGACCCTGCCGAGCTGCTGCCGCCGCCGACGGAGGTCTCCGAGGAGGAGATCGAGGGCGCGCTGGCGCTGATGGAGTCGATGACCCGCGACGACCTTGAGGGGCCGGAGTTCGAGGACGCTTACACGGACGCCATGGCGAAGATCATCGAGGCGAAGCGGGAGGACCGTGAGCTTCCCGAGGTGCCGGAGCCCGAGAAGCCGGGTGAGGTGCTCGATCTGATGGCCGCGCTGACGGAGTCCGTGAACAAGGCCAAGGCTTCCCGCGGCGAGGACAATGAGGCGGCGGTGCACGAGCTGCCGAAGAAGGCCACGGCCAAGAAGGCGACGGCGAAGAAGCAGCCGGCCAAGAAGGCCACCGCGAAGAAGACCTCGGGTCGCCGCCCGCGCAGCGCCTGA
- a CDS encoding DUF6207 family protein — MTRPPFAVQELLAARCAIAPAERTTWEPGEPGVRLRFFLDLRQEPDA; from the coding sequence ATGACGAGACCGCCTTTCGCGGTCCAGGAGCTGCTCGCCGCGCGGTGTGCCATCGCGCCGGCGGAGCGTACGACCTGGGAACCAGGCGAGCCCGGCGTGCGGCTGCGGTTCTTCCTGGACCTGCGCCAGGAACCCGACGCGTAG
- a CDS encoding DUF6233 domain-containing protein: MLEKPAPRVTVTLPGGRVVHGRLHARRQDTDGRWWYEVSLPVPAAAVHPQDGEEYSHVPTERAAGTQWVLQALRHDTPEQRALILHRAGCWAAEGHLTPADDTQARIFLREVWATACDACHPAPQAQG; this comes from the coding sequence ATGCTCGAAAAACCGGCTCCGCGTGTGACCGTCACCCTTCCCGGGGGTCGTGTCGTCCACGGCCGTCTCCACGCCCGCCGACAGGACACCGACGGCCGCTGGTGGTACGAGGTCTCGCTGCCCGTGCCCGCCGCAGCCGTCCATCCCCAGGACGGCGAGGAGTACAGTCACGTCCCGACCGAACGCGCCGCCGGGACGCAGTGGGTACTCCAAGCCCTCCGCCACGACACCCCAGAGCAGCGCGCCCTGATCCTCCACCGGGCCGGCTGCTGGGCCGCCGAAGGACACCTCACCCCCGCCGACGACACGCAGGCCCGCATTTTCCTCCGCGAGGTGTGGGCCACGGCATGCGACGCCTGCCACCCGGCACCGCAGGCGCAGGGGTAG
- a CDS encoding pentapeptide repeat-containing protein, with the protein MTSGTPEPPSSTPPSWPHCGHDATPADPVGCRGIHVGGNTACLAHLDEADRTAYLAALAPGADIDHCGTPFTPELLDLLLAALHEPTAGTPHIGAAGFYGASFSGDARFERTSFSGFARFGRVSFSDATFDGASFSSVADFGGASFSGNAEFSHASFSTLATFGRASFSGDVWFLGASFSNVARFGRASFSGDAGFHGASFSDAEFGGACFSKDAAFDGASFSGNVWFDGASFSSDAGFRGVQFEMALHLGPLMCGKRVVLDGAVFQQPVTVEIAARQVSCARTRWASTATLHLRYAELNLRDAVFEYPVVVAARPDPFLRVGTGDPLPETQLSGQEPGVRLAVVAGVDAAHLALQDIDLSICRFAGAVHLDQLKVDGWCTFAAAPTGWGGRFPLRWSRRNTLTEEHHWRARTARDLTRARGWTAPPEGALKLRPAAVAALYRQLRKSLEDGKNEPDAADFYYGECEMRRHDTTRPWGERALLAAYWALSGYGLRATRALTWLGAAMAATVAVMVLWGLPADDPNPTITGRQTGQAISLTTETPDPVNPTGPLTERVTTERGEKALRVVINSVIFRSSGQDLTTTGTYAEMLSRLAEPVLLGLAVLAVRSRVKR; encoded by the coding sequence ATGACGTCTGGTACACCCGAACCGCCATCCAGTACCCCGCCGTCGTGGCCGCACTGCGGCCACGACGCCACCCCGGCCGATCCGGTCGGCTGCCGTGGCATCCACGTCGGCGGTAATACAGCCTGCCTGGCTCACTTGGACGAGGCCGACCGCACCGCCTACCTCGCGGCTCTGGCACCCGGCGCCGACATCGACCACTGCGGCACCCCGTTCACCCCGGAACTACTGGACCTGCTGCTCGCCGCCCTACACGAGCCCACCGCGGGTACACCTCACATCGGCGCCGCCGGATTCTACGGGGCGTCCTTCTCCGGCGACGCCCGGTTCGAGAGAACTTCCTTCTCCGGCTTCGCCCGGTTCGGCCGGGTGTCCTTCTCCGACGCCACATTCGACGGGGCGTCCTTCTCCAGCGTCGCCGACTTCGGCGGGGCGTCCTTCTCCGGCAACGCCGAGTTCAGCCACGCTTCCTTCTCCACGCTCGCCACGTTCGGCCGGGCGTCCTTCTCCGGCGACGTCTGGTTCTTAGGAGCGTCCTTCTCCAACGTCGCCCGGTTCGGCCGGGCGTCCTTCTCCGGCGATGCTGGATTCCATGGAGCATCCTTCTCTGATGCCGAGTTCGGAGGGGCGTGCTTCTCCAAAGACGCTGCTTTCGACGGGGCGTCCTTCTCCGGCAACGTCTGGTTCGACGGAGCGTCCTTCTCCAGCGACGCCGGGTTCCGCGGGGTGCAGTTCGAGATGGCGCTCCACCTGGGGCCGCTGATGTGCGGTAAGCGGGTGGTGTTGGACGGTGCGGTGTTCCAGCAGCCGGTGACGGTGGAGATCGCCGCCCGCCAGGTGAGCTGTGCGCGCACCAGGTGGGCATCTACCGCCACGCTTCACCTGCGCTACGCCGAGTTGAACCTGAGGGACGCGGTCTTCGAGTACCCCGTGGTGGTGGCTGCGCGCCCGGACCCCTTTCTCCGCGTTGGGACAGGTGACCCGCTGCCAGAGACCCAGTTGTCCGGCCAGGAGCCCGGTGTGCGCCTGGCCGTGGTGGCCGGGGTGGATGCCGCGCACCTGGCGCTGCAGGACATCGACCTGAGCATCTGTCGGTTCGCCGGCGCCGTCCACCTCGACCAGTTGAAGGTGGACGGCTGGTGCACCTTCGCAGCCGCCCCCACAGGTTGGGGCGGGCGCTTCCCCTTGCGGTGGAGCCGGCGCAACACGCTGACCGAAGAGCACCACTGGCGTGCGCGCACCGCCCGCGATCTCACTCGGGCCCGGGGGTGGACCGCACCACCTGAGGGAGCACTCAAGCTGCGGCCGGCAGCGGTGGCGGCGCTGTACCGGCAGTTGCGCAAGTCGCTGGAGGACGGCAAGAACGAGCCGGACGCCGCCGACTTCTACTATGGCGAATGCGAGATGCGCCGTCACGACACCACCCGGCCCTGGGGGGAGCGGGCGCTGTTGGCCGCCTACTGGGCCCTGTCCGGGTACGGGCTGCGCGCCACCCGCGCACTGACCTGGCTGGGGGCGGCGATGGCCGCCACGGTCGCGGTGATGGTGTTGTGGGGCCTGCCCGCCGACGACCCGAATCCGACCATCACCGGCCGCCAGACCGGCCAGGCCATCAGTCTGACTACTGAGACCCCCGACCCGGTCAACCCCACCGGCCCGCTGACTGAACGCGTCACCACCGAACGGGGTGAGAAAGCCCTGCGGGTGGTGATCAACTCGGTGATCTTCCGCTCCTCTGGCCAGGACCTCACCACCACCGGCACCTACGCCGAAATGCTGTCCCGGCTGGCCGAACCCGTCCTCCTCGGCCTGGCCGTCCTCGCCGTCCGCAGCCGCGTCAAACGCTGA
- a CDS encoding replication-relaxation family protein: MGGSKTYPYGSTATVRGHVLAALGVLKVASADQVRRLMCPGHKDNKAIRNACLDLARHGLTVSEGSARDGNKLWGLTPLGLDAAAEVLGRPLGEMGGTARGAGRSGAPHAMAVNETIIAFTQSLPQPTRPLRRPPTSAPPTPAPAPGPAGIGSVASWATEVSHNLPSTGRNRASVRADAVLQAPEAGLPVLLMEVDNCTEADELLAGKFDRYRRFFRLKAKDHQGLDLPMWRTLYPATGREGHPPIAVVFNPGIRLGERALKNRMNNVMHLAREIWSGSYQRMGALQQDDEDGYYDYTDAIPVLFTTLDRLQKQGPLAEIWWRCGHGQWEDLSTALANPNDIDAWHQRDEERQRRREQQREAQRQQATRETTAWGQTPAPDGRQQLREHLEAQHSPNGPATAPASCERCGLARGGQPGVSYDDAPPEDGRHCPDCRTDLAHQPSGLLKALLGRRS; encoded by the coding sequence GTGGGCGGTTCGAAGACGTACCCGTACGGATCCACGGCGACAGTCCGCGGCCATGTGCTTGCCGCGCTCGGGGTGTTGAAGGTGGCCAGCGCCGATCAGGTACGCCGGCTGATGTGCCCGGGCCACAAAGACAACAAGGCCATCCGCAACGCCTGCCTCGACCTCGCCCGCCATGGGCTGACGGTGTCGGAGGGCAGCGCCCGCGACGGCAACAAACTGTGGGGCCTCACGCCGCTCGGCCTGGACGCCGCTGCGGAAGTCCTTGGCCGCCCCCTGGGCGAGATGGGCGGCACCGCACGCGGTGCGGGACGCTCTGGAGCCCCGCACGCAATGGCCGTCAACGAGACCATCATCGCGTTCACCCAGAGCCTGCCGCAGCCCACCCGCCCCCTGCGCCGCCCGCCCACATCCGCGCCACCGACACCGGCGCCTGCGCCTGGCCCGGCCGGGATCGGCAGCGTCGCCTCCTGGGCCACCGAGGTCTCCCACAACCTTCCCAGCACCGGCCGGAACCGGGCGAGCGTGCGGGCCGACGCGGTCCTCCAGGCGCCGGAAGCGGGCCTGCCCGTGCTGCTCATGGAGGTCGACAACTGCACCGAGGCCGACGAGCTGCTGGCCGGGAAGTTCGACCGCTACCGCCGGTTCTTCCGCTTGAAGGCCAAGGACCACCAGGGCCTCGACCTCCCCATGTGGCGCACCCTCTACCCGGCCACTGGGCGGGAGGGACACCCGCCCATCGCCGTCGTGTTCAACCCCGGTATCCGCCTCGGCGAGCGCGCCCTGAAAAACCGCATGAACAACGTCATGCACCTGGCCCGCGAAATCTGGTCCGGCAGCTACCAGCGCATGGGCGCCCTGCAACAGGACGACGAAGACGGCTACTACGACTACACCGACGCCATCCCCGTCCTGTTCACCACCCTTGACCGTCTCCAGAAACAGGGCCCCCTCGCTGAGATCTGGTGGCGATGCGGGCACGGCCAATGGGAAGACCTCTCCACCGCCCTGGCCAACCCCAACGACATCGACGCCTGGCACCAACGCGACGAAGAACGCCAGCGCCGACGCGAGCAACAGCGAGAGGCACAACGCCAGCAGGCAACACGGGAAACCACCGCGTGGGGGCAGACTCCGGCACCGGACGGGCGCCAGCAGCTCCGTGAGCACCTGGAGGCGCAGCACAGCCCCAATGGCCCCGCTACAGCGCCGGCCTCCTGCGAGCGCTGCGGCCTGGCCCGCGGAGGCCAGCCAGGTGTGAGCTACGACGACGCACCCCCCGAGGACGGCCGCCACTGCCCCGACTGCCGAACCGACCTCGCCCATCAACCCTCAGGACTCCTCAAAGCTCTCTTGGGCCGCCGCTCCTGA
- a CDS encoding DUF3376 domain-containing protein, translating to MPKAEHRIALVMNGGVSLAVWMGGVTHELDLLRRASRGDPPDSVPKEEREVFKIWKEVADKARIEVKIDIISGTSAGGLNGLLLATTIARGSPLAELRDLWLNVASLDKLSPKERPERRKTLLDGRFFEKKVQDSLSNMLPGTQPRSERVTLFVTATALDGRHREYEDSIGSAFSVRDHRRRYRFRNDPETFRYCKEGIQWKLNKHEFNDFKDTNMEVLARAARATASYPVAFQPVSEHPLLDYRVYPERARNVPASCVMDGGVLNNAPFAPVLEEITKRRGGPAERVVMYVVPSGGVVVDEAVKNQRCDGISIETAAWSALNYPTEVDFRSGIDDVQFRLEISGPRSRDELLKRLLDPERGHEEERDMRTTAKALYPEYRRGRILAVRKRLTVTNARVTSLRTAEEPPERALRQVLEQKDLLWLPPSDVQTLTEPGLEEWRWGITPTGRLLQNLLYQLHRLLNEARKDENRTQLRAISEAIRLVNDSLLKVLAINKAVREKTEWDECPPGPWEEAWKLNEVFDNLSVPSMIGNLVHKAARCFLHTVHSCGRFEHWRRPKDVVAAMLLVEVLTQSFAPPSQAMEKLTPEFRFLRLGPDHMGPLFNEDWSVDLGERKLYGLRCYHFAAFMSEEWRRHDFTWGRLDAAHHLLGLLSEQEGDESTERKLHEAILLAENLPGKGNPTERMRDRLKTLDALTDDEILVQGLRGKTRHLLRPLGRRRYLLRPLILLYLMYARWWRCKTKRQMVTVVAMVIASLVGVMLWAVLDR from the coding sequence ATGCCGAAGGCCGAGCACCGTATCGCCCTCGTGATGAACGGCGGCGTCAGTCTCGCCGTGTGGATGGGTGGCGTTACCCATGAACTCGACCTGCTCCGGAGGGCGTCACGCGGAGACCCGCCCGACAGCGTTCCGAAGGAGGAGCGCGAGGTCTTCAAGATCTGGAAAGAGGTGGCGGACAAAGCAAGGATCGAGGTGAAGATCGACATCATCTCAGGCACGTCCGCAGGCGGTCTCAACGGCTTGCTGCTGGCCACGACCATCGCCCGTGGCTCCCCGCTCGCGGAGCTCCGTGACCTGTGGCTCAACGTCGCCTCGCTGGACAAGTTGAGCCCTAAGGAACGCCCGGAACGCCGGAAGACCCTGCTCGACGGGCGATTCTTTGAGAAAAAGGTGCAGGATTCCCTCTCCAACATGCTTCCGGGAACACAGCCGCGTTCGGAACGCGTCACCCTCTTCGTCACCGCCACCGCGCTGGACGGCCGTCACCGCGAATACGAGGACAGCATCGGCAGTGCCTTCAGCGTGCGCGACCACCGCCGTAGGTACCGGTTCCGCAACGACCCCGAAACCTTCCGCTATTGCAAAGAAGGAATTCAGTGGAAGCTCAATAAGCACGAGTTCAATGACTTCAAGGACACCAACATGGAGGTTCTGGCCAGGGCAGCACGAGCCACGGCCAGCTATCCGGTGGCGTTCCAGCCGGTCAGCGAACATCCCCTTCTTGACTACCGGGTCTACCCCGAGAGAGCGCGCAATGTCCCCGCGAGTTGTGTGATGGACGGTGGAGTTCTCAACAACGCGCCTTTCGCTCCTGTCCTCGAAGAGATCACCAAACGCCGCGGTGGGCCAGCCGAGCGCGTCGTCATGTACGTCGTGCCTTCCGGCGGAGTCGTAGTCGACGAGGCGGTCAAGAACCAGCGGTGCGATGGCATCAGCATCGAGACCGCTGCCTGGAGTGCGCTCAACTATCCCACGGAGGTCGACTTCCGATCCGGGATCGATGACGTGCAGTTCCGCCTGGAGATCAGCGGCCCGAGATCCCGGGACGAACTACTCAAACGGCTCCTCGACCCCGAGCGGGGCCATGAGGAGGAGCGCGACATGCGCACGACGGCGAAGGCCCTGTATCCCGAGTACCGCAGGGGCCGAATCCTGGCCGTACGGAAACGTCTCACCGTCACCAATGCGCGGGTCACCTCGCTGAGAACCGCCGAAGAGCCGCCGGAGCGTGCCTTGCGGCAGGTTCTCGAGCAGAAGGACTTGTTGTGGCTCCCGCCCTCAGACGTGCAAACCCTCACCGAGCCCGGCCTGGAGGAGTGGCGTTGGGGCATCACCCCTACGGGACGTCTTCTGCAAAACCTGCTGTACCAGCTCCATCGGCTACTAAACGAAGCACGCAAGGACGAGAACCGGACGCAGTTGCGAGCAATCTCCGAAGCAATCCGACTCGTCAACGACAGCCTGCTCAAGGTCCTCGCAATCAATAAGGCCGTACGCGAGAAGACGGAGTGGGACGAGTGCCCTCCGGGCCCGTGGGAGGAGGCATGGAAGCTCAACGAGGTGTTCGACAATCTGTCAGTGCCCTCCATGATCGGCAACCTGGTGCACAAGGCCGCGCGCTGCTTCCTGCACACAGTGCACTCCTGCGGCCGCTTCGAGCATTGGAGGCGACCGAAGGACGTAGTAGCCGCCATGCTCCTGGTAGAGGTACTCACACAAAGCTTTGCGCCGCCCTCGCAGGCAATGGAAAAACTCACCCCCGAGTTCCGGTTCCTGCGGCTCGGCCCGGACCACATGGGGCCCCTGTTCAACGAGGACTGGTCGGTAGACCTGGGTGAGAGGAAACTTTACGGGCTGCGCTGCTACCACTTCGCCGCGTTCATGAGCGAGGAATGGCGCCGACACGACTTCACATGGGGGCGACTCGATGCCGCCCATCACCTACTGGGCCTCCTGTCAGAGCAAGAAGGCGACGAGAGCACGGAACGAAAACTGCACGAGGCGATCTTGCTGGCGGAGAACCTGCCCGGGAAGGGCAACCCCACCGAGCGCATGAGAGACCGCCTAAAAACACTCGATGCATTGACAGACGACGAGATCCTGGTCCAGGGCCTGCGTGGAAAGACACGGCATCTGCTGCGCCCGCTGGGCCGCCGCCGCTATCTGCTCAGGCCCTTGATCCTGCTATACCTGATGTACGCGAGATGGTGGCGGTGCAAGACTAAAAGGCAGATGGTCACGGTCGTAGCGATGGTGATCGCCAGTTTGGTAGGCGTCATGCTCTGGGCCGTTCTGGATCGATAG
- a CDS encoding TniQ family protein: MPGPLRVRPLPGEATASYLTRLAAAYRLSPAQLLDGLCITVTGTENATPAAEIRLSAEAARRLSGFTRIPLTHLTRALPHLRPPAPSSANTGAHGTATAQWHAVETALQPLPACTACTIRRSPHTAASAWIHPPPGLPRIMICTRHQQASSDPRHPAPLDIRAVPELTQAHLRARRPATPTSLSWASTITTRWYDHQQHVHERWHTRLHRLTAANPRTSPGPASPTLTCRELITYPETLTLAAALDRLPPNPLTRTQQTAFLHQLAGRLQLPHLAPADHDLLWKRLTTH, from the coding sequence GTGCCCGGCCCGCTACGCGTACGGCCGCTGCCCGGCGAGGCCACCGCCTCCTACCTCACCCGTCTCGCCGCCGCCTACCGCCTCAGCCCCGCCCAGCTCCTCGACGGTCTCTGCATCACCGTCACCGGCACCGAGAACGCCACGCCCGCCGCCGAGATCCGCCTCAGCGCCGAAGCCGCCCGCCGCCTGTCCGGCTTCACACGCATCCCCCTCACGCACCTCACCCGCGCCCTGCCCCACCTGCGCCCGCCCGCACCCTCGTCGGCCAACACCGGCGCGCACGGCACGGCCACCGCCCAATGGCACGCGGTCGAGACCGCCCTGCAGCCGCTGCCGGCGTGCACCGCATGCACCATCCGCCGCAGCCCGCACACGGCAGCCTCCGCGTGGATCCACCCGCCGCCGGGCCTGCCCCGGATCATGATCTGCACCCGCCACCAGCAGGCCTCCAGCGACCCCCGGCATCCCGCGCCCCTCGACATCCGAGCCGTCCCCGAACTCACCCAAGCCCACCTTCGCGCACGCCGCCCGGCGACACCGACCTCCCTGAGCTGGGCATCGACGATCACGACACGCTGGTACGACCACCAACAGCACGTACACGAACGCTGGCACACACGCCTGCACCGGCTCACCGCCGCCAACCCCCGCACGTCGCCAGGCCCGGCCTCTCCCACCCTGACCTGCCGCGAACTGATCACCTATCCCGAAACCCTCACCCTCGCCGCGGCCCTCGACCGCCTGCCCCCCAACCCCCTGACACGCACACAGCAGACCGCCTTCCTCCACCAACTCGCCGGCCGCCTCCAACTCCCCCACCTCGCACCCGCCGACCACGACCTGCTCTGGAAACGCCTCACCACCCACTGA